In 'Nostoc azollae' 0708, the following are encoded in one genomic region:
- a CDS encoding GldG family protein, producing the protein MIKKQLWKLIFLLGHFLITAGLTVGLISAEWGLIPLIFLISGILISGFWVVLQSQRSKWWKQRSTQAGTNAILATLAVLIILGLINFLGIRYHLRTDLTETQLFTLAPQSKELLRNLPQPMKVWLFTRDQNYQDQELLDNYRRQSPNFKYEYVDPQARPGLAEKFGVQHLGEVYLEFENKHQLVQTVNDNERLSEIRLTNHLQQIISNNTAKVYFLQGHGELKITNNQTNTQNSITQAVQGLTDENFTALPLNLTENPQVPDDATVVIVAGPKQELFSGEVQALQDYLNRGGNLLLMINPNSNPKIDNLLKDWGVKLDNRLAIDISGQSLGIGPAAPLVTEYGQHPITKQFGNGISLYPLARPLEITSVSGVESTPLLRTKPHPSSWAESDQQSEKLEFNEGKDLKGPLTLGVALTRKLSTQVTPIPTSLPTSTSSPTSTSSPIPTPSPTNANSQPTTKESRLVVLGNSDFAKNGLFEQQLNGDVFLNCVTWLSQKDQQTLSIRPKEPTNRRITMSTAKANLLSISSLLLLPFLSFGAGAIIWWRRR; encoded by the coding sequence ATGATTAAAAAACAACTTTGGAAACTTATATTTTTACTAGGGCATTTCCTCATTACTGCTGGTTTAACAGTTGGTTTAATATCAGCAGAATGGGGATTGATACCTTTAATATTTCTGATTTCCGGAATTCTTATCAGTGGTTTTTGGGTAGTATTACAAAGCCAGCGGAGTAAATGGTGGAAACAGCGTTCAACCCAAGCTGGTACAAACGCCATTCTTGCAACCTTGGCGGTATTAATAATTTTAGGATTAATCAATTTTCTAGGTATTCGCTACCATCTCAGAACAGACTTAACAGAAACTCAGTTATTTACCCTTGCTCCCCAATCTAAAGAATTACTGCGTAACTTACCACAACCTATGAAAGTTTGGTTATTTACAAGAGATCAAAATTATCAAGACCAAGAATTATTAGACAATTATCGTCGCCAAAGTCCCAACTTTAAATATGAATATGTTGATCCCCAAGCTAGACCAGGACTAGCAGAAAAATTTGGTGTTCAACATCTTGGTGAAGTTTACCTAGAATTTGAAAATAAACACCAATTAGTACAGACAGTTAATGACAACGAACGCCTATCAGAAATTAGATTAACCAATCATCTGCAACAAATAATTAGTAACAATACCGCCAAAGTTTACTTTCTCCAAGGTCACGGCGAATTAAAAATTACCAATAATCAAACAAATACTCAAAATTCGATTACACAAGCAGTTCAGGGACTAACAGATGAAAATTTCACAGCATTACCACTCAATTTAACAGAAAATCCCCAAGTTCCTGATGATGCAACTGTCGTCATCGTTGCAGGTCCAAAACAAGAGTTATTTTCAGGTGAAGTTCAAGCCTTACAAGACTATCTTAATCGTGGCGGTAACTTACTGCTAATGATTAACCCCAACAGCAACCCAAAAATTGACAACTTGTTAAAAGATTGGGGTGTAAAATTAGATAACCGTTTAGCTATTGATATTTCTGGTCAAAGTTTAGGAATTGGTCCTGCTGCACCTTTGGTAACAGAATATGGACAACATCCAATAACTAAACAATTTGGTAATGGTATTTCTTTATATCCTTTAGCCAGACCTTTAGAAATTACTTCAGTTTCTGGTGTTGAATCTACTCCTCTACTCAGAACAAAACCTCATCCCAGCAGTTGGGCTGAAAGTGACCAGCAAAGCGAAAAGTTAGAGTTTAATGAAGGTAAAGATTTGAAAGGTCCATTAACTTTAGGTGTGGCTTTAACAAGAAAGTTATCAACTCAAGTTACACCAATTCCAACATCTTTACCAACTTCGACATCTTCACCAACTTCGACATCTTCACCAATTCCGACACCTTCACCAACTAATGCAAATTCTCAACCTACAACTAAAGAATCACGGTTAGTAGTATTAGGAAACTCAGACTTTGCTAAAAATGGACTATTTGAACAACAATTAAATGGAGATGTATTCCTTAATTGTGTCACTTGGCTGAGTCAAAAAGATCAGCAAACCCTTTCAATTCGCCCCAAAGAACCAACAAATCGCCGCATTACAATGTCTACCGCCAAAGCAAACTTATTAAGTATATCTTCCCTGTTGCTTTTACCTTTTCTTAGTTTTGGTGCAGGCGCTATTATTTGGTGGAGAAGAAGATAG
- a CDS encoding ABC transporter permease, producing MSIVLTNIIAIYRRELQSYFVSPLAYGIAGIFWLISGLFLVMILLGPGGIMPTVAAYDVQGQQFGVPVPPIDVPYEFMRAFLDRLSWLLLFIIPILSMGLYAEERKRGTLELLATSPVTNWAVAVGKLLGVLTFFTTLILPLLGFEAIAISGGNPPISPIIPIVGHLGLILLAAAILSIGMFISSLTDSTLLSAVLTFAVIILLLLIDSISKAIPGPIGAAIGHLSLLKHYNTLTQGILDTSTLILFASYIILGIFLTAQSIDALRFHRQ from the coding sequence ATGAGTATCGTACTGACTAATATTATTGCCATTTATCGTCGAGAACTACAGAGTTATTTTGTCTCACCGTTGGCTTATGGTATAGCTGGAATATTTTGGTTGATTTCTGGTTTATTCCTAGTGATGATTTTACTCGGTCCAGGTGGAATAATGCCCACAGTTGCAGCTTATGACGTGCAAGGGCAACAATTTGGAGTACCAGTGCCACCCATAGATGTACCTTACGAATTTATGCGGGCATTTTTAGATCGACTAAGTTGGCTGTTATTGTTTATAATACCAATTCTTTCAATGGGACTTTATGCCGAAGAACGCAAACGAGGAACATTGGAACTATTAGCCACATCACCAGTTACTAACTGGGCTGTAGCAGTCGGTAAATTATTAGGGGTACTTACATTTTTTACAACATTAATTTTACCATTGCTGGGATTTGAAGCGATTGCCATCAGCGGTGGAAATCCTCCCATTTCACCGATAATTCCCATAGTCGGCCATTTAGGATTAATCTTACTCGCAGCAGCAATATTATCTATAGGAATGTTCATCTCCTCATTAACAGACAGCACACTTTTATCAGCCGTCCTCACATTTGCCGTTATTATCTTACTCCTATTAATTGACTCCATCTCCAAAGCCATTCCTGGTCCCATAGGAGCAGCCATAGGACATTTATCCCTACTCAAACATTACAACACCCTCACCCAAGGGATCTTAGACACCAGCACCTTAATATTATTTGCCAGTTACATTATTTTAGGCATCTTTCTCACAGCCCAATCAATTGACGCACTGCGTTTTCATCGTCAATAG
- a CDS encoding ABC transporter ATP-binding protein — MIEVEHLSKIYGSTSAITDVTFSVEPGEILGLLGPNGAGKTTTMRILAGYLPATGGTLKIAGYDIHENSLAVRQNIGYLPETPPLYSEMTIEGFLHFVARIKGVSAGDRPEKVQAAMQRCNLQDKGKVIIRKLSKGYKQRVGIAQAIVHDPPAIILDEPTVGLDPRQIIDVRNLIKSLAGTHTIILSTHILPEVSMTCNRVAIINRGKVVATNTPENLMTQLTGGAGYELEITGEVALAKQVLKNVAGVILVESMPTTDHNRTHLRVISQPETEPGKDIAAALIHRGFGLYQMRRVNATLEDVFLQLTTEEKNLPLEADTVTTEGEAA, encoded by the coding sequence ATGATAGAAGTTGAACATCTGAGTAAAATTTACGGTTCCACCTCAGCCATTACCGATGTCACCTTTAGCGTTGAACCAGGAGAAATTTTAGGGTTATTGGGACCAAATGGTGCAGGTAAAACCACAACCATGCGGATTTTAGCCGGTTATTTACCAGCAACCGGAGGTACACTCAAAATAGCAGGGTATGATATCCATGAAAATTCCCTTGCAGTGCGCCAAAACATTGGCTATTTACCGGAAACACCGCCGTTATACTCCGAAATGACGATTGAGGGATTTCTGCACTTTGTAGCCCGAATTAAAGGGGTGTCCGCAGGTGATCGGCCTGAAAAAGTCCAAGCAGCCATGCAACGCTGCAACTTACAAGACAAGGGCAAAGTAATTATTCGCAAACTTTCCAAAGGCTATAAACAAAGAGTCGGTATAGCCCAAGCTATTGTTCACGATCCCCCAGCCATTATCCTGGATGAACCTACCGTAGGACTAGATCCCCGACAAATTATTGACGTGCGAAACTTAATCAAAAGTTTAGCTGGAACCCATACAATCATCCTTTCTACCCACATTCTCCCAGAAGTGAGCATGACCTGTAACCGCGTCGCCATAATTAATCGTGGCAAAGTTGTAGCCACTAATACTCCAGAAAACTTAATGACACAGTTGACGGGAGGGGCTGGTTATGAATTAGAAATTACAGGAGAAGTAGCACTCGCCAAACAGGTATTGAAAAATGTAGCTGGAGTGATTTTGGTAGAATCAATGCCGACAACTGATCACAACCGCACTCATTTGCGGGTAATATCCCAACCAGAAACAGAACCAGGCAAAGATATTGCTGCGGCTTTAATTCACAGAGGTTTTGGATTATATCAAATGCGGCGAGTCAACGCTACCCTAGAAGATGTGTTTTTGCAACTAACCACCGAAGAAAAGAATTTACCACTAGAAGCAGACACAGTAACCACAGAAGGAGAAGCCGCTTAA